The genomic window CTGAATGTTTAACAGGTGACAATTTTGAAAAAATCCGGAGACATCACCACGATGATCTATACCCACGTCCTCAACCGCCCGGGGATCGCCGTCGTGTCGCCGTTGGACGAGTGAGGGAAAGGGATTTAACGCAAAGCCGCAATGCGCCAGCGGCGCACGCAAAGAAATAAAATTTATTGTTTTTGACGGGCAAACAAAACCCGCCTTCATTTCCCCCGCACAACGGAATATTCCGACGTATCGCCGCGCTCAAGATCCAAAGCGGTGTCGCGCTGCACTTGCCACCGCACTCTACATTTAAACATTTCAGATCAGCCGCGCTTGCGGCGCTTGAGATTCAACTGGGCCACCGATTTCCGGATCGTGGCCATGAGAACGGCAGCCTGGTCAGGTTCGTGCTTCGCCGCCGCCAAGGCCTGCTCGGCACGCTGCAGAGCTTCCTCAACCTTGCCTTCGTCGATCTGCGCTTCCGTCACCGCAAGGTCCGTGAGCAGCGTGACCGTTGTTCCCGTTACCTCCACAAAGCCATCCCCCACCACCAGAAGATCCACATGGCCCCCCTTGTTCACCTTTAACTCACCGGGCTTGACCATGGTCAGCAGCGGGGTGTGGCCGGGTAATATACCCAATTCTCCCTCGACACCGGGAATCACCACTCCGTCCACGTCATCAGAGTACGCCCTCTTCTCCGGGGTCACGATTTCCAGATGCAGTTTTGCCATGTTCAGAATTCCGATTGCCGTCTCATCAACACATCAGGTTTTTGCCTTCGAGACGGTGTCAATGCCGCCCTTCATATAGAAGTTGGCTTCAGGCACTTCGTCATGCTTGCCATCCAGGATTTCCTTGAAACCGCGGAT from Candidatus Methylacidiphilales bacterium includes these protein-coding regions:
- the atpC gene encoding ATP synthase F1 subunit epsilon — encoded protein: MAKLHLEIVTPEKRAYSDDVDGVVIPGVEGELGILPGHTPLLTMVKPGELKVNKGGHVDLLVVGDGFVEVTGTTVTLLTDLAVTEAQIDEGKVEEALQRAEQALAAAKHEPDQAAVLMATIRKSVAQLNLKRRKRG